The segment ATCGGCGCGATGTCGCGCACGAAGTTGAACTTGAGATTGGCGTACAGCGTCGCGTTGATGAAGTTGGCCGGATTGACCAGCAGCACGGTGTAGCCGTCGGGCTCGGCGTTGACGACGGATTCGGTGCCGATATTATTGCCGGCGCCCGGCTTGTTCTCGATCACGAATTGCTGGCCGAGCTTTTCCGACAGCCGCTGGCCGATCAGCCGGGCCAAAATGTCGGTGGCGCCGCCCGGCGGATAGCCGACCACGAACTTCACCGGCCGGGACGGATAATCCGCGGCAAAGGCCTTCGACAGCGGGCTGGCTGCAAGAGGCGTGGCGGCAAGCAGGCCCAGCGCGGAACGGCGAGTGATCATCTCAAGGGTTCTCCCAAGTGTTGTTCTTAAAAAGAGGCGTTGTTCTTGATAGCGGCGTCAGCGGCGTTGTAACAAAGCCCGACTGCTGCGGAAAGTGCGCAAGCCCCATGGCGACGAAAGGATGAGGCATGCCGGTCAAGGTTCAGGCCCTCGATCACCTCGTGATCAACGTTGCCGATGTCGCAGCGACCACCGAGTGGTATCGCAAAATCCTCGGGATGGAAGTCAAGGTGTTCGACCCCGGCGGCGGCAAAGCGCCGCGGACGTCGCTTCAGTTTGGTCAACAGAAGATCAACGTCCGGCCCCGCGATGCCGACAAGGTAGAGTGGTTCACCGCCGACCAGACGACCGCCGGCAGCGAAGATCTGTGCTTCCTCACCTCCTCGACGCCCGACGAGGTGGTGGCGCATTTAAGGGCACATGGCGTCGCGATCGAGGAAGGCCCGGTTCTCAAGCAGGGCGCCCGCGGCACCCTGCGCTCGGTCTATTGCCGCGATCCCGACGGGAGCCTGATCGAGATTTCGTCGTACGAGACATAGGGCGTTGCCTGCGATTTGCTCCCCGCGCCATCCGGTGGCAGAAAGTCTCCCGACAACACAAGCAGCCGCCGCGAAGCAGGCTGCACGGGAGGACACATGCCGAACGACACGGCCGCCGGAATCGTAGGTCCATTCGCCGGGCTCGACGTGCCCTGGCTGCTCCGGATGCGGGCCGAGGTGCGCAGCTCACATCCATTCCTGATCTGGGCGCCGTTCGATGCGCCGGCGCGACGCTGGAGCTATGGCGAGTTTCACGAGCGGGTCGGCGCACTCGCCGCGGGGCTCGTAAAGCGCGGCATCAAGCCGGGCGAGTACGTGCTCATTCATCTGGACAATTGCATCGAGGCGATGCTGGCCTGGTTTGCCTGTG is part of the Bradyrhizobium commune genome and harbors:
- a CDS encoding VOC family protein, whose translation is MPVKVQALDHLVINVADVAATTEWYRKILGMEVKVFDPGGGKAPRTSLQFGQQKINVRPRDADKVEWFTADQTTAGSEDLCFLTSSTPDEVVAHLRAHGVAIEEGPVLKQGARGTLRSVYCRDPDGSLIEISSYET